A genomic region of Antennarius striatus isolate MH-2024 chromosome 16, ASM4005453v1, whole genome shotgun sequence contains the following coding sequences:
- the LOC137609351 gene encoding uncharacterized protein: MHSYVSMFYFTATIMGGTLFKEPWRPQPESNMNRLDFVKSYHPHNSETNHLRILLHGPVGAGKSSFINSIDSVLQDRVTGRALTDGSSGKSFTKIYKTFKFQKYRGCSHSFVCNDIMGIEKSANSGVHLEDIKLALRGHVRDGYKFTPGCPMKDSDPSYNACPTLEDKVHVLVSVIPASSVSILPEEVLKKMRDVRQAASEMGIPQLAILTKVDEACPDAQENLKNVYKSKLLKQLVEKVRVSLGLPLNCIFLVMNYEKTTTIDKEINKLILQALEQIINYGEDFLNDQNHKWCWVTLSRLRQSSKKESTGFATAMASYQSWFSSPNSATFPEQWRDIQWGHPERDLQVVTDYEPHNYELQQLRIMVCGPTGSGKSSFINSVDTVLKGRLAVQALSDAPTADSFTREYRTYKMQKDTPGNFYPFVFSDTRGFESSPNSGVNVEDIKLALKGHIQDEYEFNPCCAISIDDGYYNHNPNLNDRVHVLVFVANNLNLMSTELLKKMRDVRLGAKKMGIPQLAILTKIDEACPEVAKDIRNVYKSRYLKNKMMELHAVLGVPVSCIFPVKNYHSEIDTNEDMDTLIVSALKHIIMHGEDFVNRL, translated from the exons ATGCACTCTTACGTTTCAATGTTTTACTTTACAGCTACAATTATGGGAGGAA CACTTTTCAAAGAGCCGTGGAGGCCTCAGCCAGA GTCGAACATGAACAGGCTGGATTTTGTGAAATCATACCATCCTCACAACAGTGAAACTAACCATCTTAGAATTTTGCTTCATGGACCGGTTGGTGCTGGCAAGTCCAGCTTCATCAACTCTATTGACAGTGTTCTTCAAGACAGAGTTACTGGTCGAGCTTTGACAGATGGAAGCTCTGGCAAGAGCTTCACAAAAATC taCAAAACTTTCAAATTCCAGAAATATCGAGGCTgcagtcattcatttgtttgcaACGACATTATGGGCATTGAGAAAAGTGCAAACAGTGGAGTTCACCTGGAAGACATTAAATTGGCCCTCAGGGGACATGTGAGAGATGGTTACAAG tttACTCCTGGCTGCCCCATGAAGGACAGTGATCCAAGTTACAACGCATGTCCAACTCTGGAAGATAAAGTTCATGTCCTGGTCTCTGTCATTCCTGCCAGCAGTGTGTCTATATTACCTGAGGAAGTTCTGAAAAAGATGAGAGATGTCAGACAAGCAGCCAGCGAGATGG GGATTCCTCAATTGGCTATTCTTACCAAAGTTGATGAAGCCTGCCCTGATGCACAGGAAAACCTAAAGAATGTCTACAAGAGCAAACTCTTGAAGCAGCTG GTTGAAAAGGTCCGTGTGTCGTTGGGACTTCCGCTAAACTGCATCTTTCTTGTAATGAACTACGAGAAAACAACCACCATCGACAAGGAAATCAATAAGCTGATCTTGCAGGCTCTGGAACAGATTATCAACTATGGGGAAGATTTCCTCAATGATCAAAACCATAAATGGTGCTGGGtcaca ttatccaggttgAGGCAATCaagcaaaaaagaatcaactggatttGCCACAG CCATGGCCTCTTATCAGAGCTGGTTTTCATCACCCAATTCTGCAA CCTTTCCTGAACAATGGAGGGATATCCAGTGGGG CCACCCAGAGAGAGACCTGCAAGTTGTGACAGATTATGAACCTCATAATTATGAGCTCCAGCAGCTCAGAATCATGGTTTGTGGACCAACTGGTTCTGGCAAATCCAGTTTCATCAACTCTGTCGACACAGTTTTAAAAGGCAGACTGGCTGTTCAAGCCTTGTCAGATGCACCGACTGCAGACAGCTTCACCAGAGAG TACAGGACCTACAAAATGCAAAAGGACACACCAGGCAACTTCTATCCCTTTGTCTTCAGTGACACAAGGGGCTTTGAGAGCTCTCCAAACAGTGGAGTTAATGTGGAGGACATCAAACTCGCCCTGAAGGGACACATACAAGATGAATATGAA TTCAATCCTTGCTGTGCAATATCTATTGATGATGGGTATTACAACCATAACCCAAATCTAAATGACCGGGTTCATGTTCTGGTTTTTGTCGCCAATAACTTGAATCTGATGTCTACTgaacttttaaaaaagatgAGAGATGTAAGACTTGGAGCCAAAAAAATGG GGATCCCTCAACTGGCTATTCTCACCAAAATTGATGAAGCCTGTCCAGAGGTGGCAAAAGACATAAGGAATGTGTACAAGAGTAGGTACCTGAAGAACAAG ATGATGGAGCTGCATGCAGTACTGGGTGTTCCAGTCAGCTGCATTTTTCCTGTGAAAAACTACCATTCAGAGATTGACACAAATGAAGACATGGACACACTGATTGTGAGCGCGTTGAAGCACATCATAATGCATGGAGAAGACTTTGTCAACCGACTATAG
- the LOC137609742 gene encoding uncharacterized protein translates to MDSPLSRFLRGRGVSEDCLQRMEQDHIDAGVIDCMDDDTLAGYIPTYGDRIAARRFCLDHGQHHGTKQTTKTSLLDKLKQRMGIGDTDDNTNQEKRRSKYAKHKKWAEKMTRKIELGWIHEGKQVRKRRGGGTRSLDVPKDSKKEEILQYAKDIFFPKGENKVGKIDAFSHDILDYQEEAIFDDVITVGELYSILKMGVLRFYLCTKTPEDKDDEECIMGTSNNKDEQLNDMLEEDDQPIQTSDIEANLDTSEVMFGSYLGEPVAGQMDDTLIYLPDLENSEDLIITSVLIPRTSSNDTLISIPLPISEASSTSDTALREDEASITLPPTANATAESESVGEVARSSTPSWDVVQITIRLHRVNLLQEMIGQFKDAALLKHELRYTYIDERGADADGISRDVYAAFWTELLDHTAEGEDQRIPSLCPKWQEEEWKSIGRILLKGFQDHGYFPCRLSPAFTVALIFGEQEVSDDVLFESLLLYVSHSDRSLITTALKGELSGEEKDELIDLLDRLDVTALPTQNNLKGILLKVAHKQLIQKPRYASEKMSFVAGSSLREALASPQDVLHMYEAKKPTTKRLLKMLHASPSSQAETQSFRFLQQYIRGLDEAGLRRVLRFVTGSDVICVSKITIMFTAVDGLARRPVAHTCGPVLELPWTYASYPELRTEFDSVLIDKTSYKFSLA, encoded by the exons ATGGACTCTCCACTGTCCAGATTTCTACGAGGTCGTGGAGTGTCAGAGGACTGTCTCCAACGCATGGAACAAGATCAT ATTGATGCTGGAGTCATTGATTGTATGGATGATGACACCCTGGCTGGCTACATCCCTACGTATGGGGATAGGATTGCAGCAAGACGCTTTTGTTTGGATCATGGGCAACATCatggcacaaaacaaacaacgaAAACATCACTGCTTGACAAACTCAAACAAAGAATGGGGattggtgacactgatgataaCACTaaccaggagaaaaggagaagtaagtatgcaaaacacaagaaatgggctgagaaaatgacaagaaaaattGAGTTGGGGTGGATCCATGAGGGTAAACAAGTCCGGAAACGTAGAGGGGGGGGGACAAGGAGCCTTGATGTCCCCAAAGACTCAAAAAAAGAGGAGATATTGCAGTATGCCAAAGACATTTTCTTCCCGAAGGGAGAAAATAAAGTAGGAAAAATTGATGCATTTAGTCATGACATATTAGACTATCAGGAGGAAGCTATTTTTGATGATGTTATTACAGTTGGTGAACTGTACAGCATACTTAAAATGGGAGTGTTGAGATTTTACCTGTGCACTAAGACCCCAGAAGATAAGGATGATGAAGAATGCATTATGGGAACATCAAACAACAAGGATGAGCAATTGAATGACATGTTGGAAGAAGATGACCAGCCTATTCAAACTTCTGACATTGAGGCAAACCTAGACACATCTGAGGTTATGTTTGGCTCGTATCTTGGAGAACCTGTGGCTGGCCAAATGGATGACACTTTGATCTATCTACCTGACTTAGAGAACAGTGAGGACCTTATCATAACATCAGTCCTCATTCCCAGAACAAGCTCAAATGACACATTGATCAGCATACCTCTCCCAATAAGTGAAGCATCCTCTACTTCAGACACAGCACTGAGAGAAGATGAAGCTTCCATCACACTTCCGCCAACAGCCAATGCTACTGCAGAGTCAGAATCTGTAGGTGAGGTAGCAAGAAGTTCAACTCCTTCATGGGATGTTGTGCAAATCACTATAAGACTTCATAGGGTCAATCTTTTACAGGAGATGATAGGCCAATTCAAGGATGCAGCACTTCTCAAACATGAACTTAGATACACTTACATAGATGAAAGAGGTGCTGATGCAGATGGCATCTCAAGGGATGTGTATGCTGCATTTTGGACCGAGCTACTGGACCACACAGCTGAAGGGGAGGACCAGAGAATTCCATCTCTGTGTCCTAAGTggcaagaagaagaatggaaatCCATTGGGCGAATTCTACTGAAGGGATTTCAAGACCACGGCTATTTTCCCTGTCGCCTTTCCCCAGCTTTTACAGTGGCACTTATTTTTGGTGAGCAGGAAGTCTCTGATGATGTGCTTTTTGAAAGTCTTCTTCTATATGTCAGTCATTCAGACAGGAGTCTGATCACCACTGCCTTAAAAGGAGAACTTTCAGGGGAGGAGAAAGATGAGCTGATTGATCTTTTAGACCGTTTGGACGTAACAGCACttccaacacaaaataatttaaaaggcaTCCTTCTGAAAGTGGCACACAAGCAGTTGATCCAAAAGCCAAGATATGCATCAGAAAAGATGTCCTTCGTTGCTGGTTCCTCCCTAAGAGAAGCTCTCGCCAGCCCACAAGATGTCCTGCACATGTATGAAGCCAAAAAGCCAACAACCAAAAGGCTTTTGAAAATGCTACATGCCTCTCCCTCAAGTCAAGCTGAGACCCAAAGCTTTCGTTTCTTGCAACAATACATCAGAGGCTTAGATGAGGCAGGTCTCCGAAGAGTATTAAGGTTTGTGACAGGGTCAGATGTCATATGTGTAAGCAAAATTACCATCATGTTCACGGCAGTTGATGGACTTGCACGAAGACCTGTTGCACACACATGTGGTCCAGTTCTGGAACTACCATGGACATACGCTTCCTATCCAGAGCTACGTACTGAGTTTGACAGTGTACTGATTGACAAAACATCATACAAATTCAGCCTAGCTTAG